A stretch of Mya arenaria isolate MELC-2E11 chromosome 14, ASM2691426v1 DNA encodes these proteins:
- the LOC128217020 gene encoding heat shock 70 kDa protein 12A-like isoform X1, which produces MARTRVAKRRFKMKLWKQKLIRNSKLEDENGRKLLARTVFALAIKYLKDDLLSVSKDRIADAVLQKEIHWVLTVPAIWDNAAKQFMREAAEEAGIESGMLSIALEPEAASLFCRHLPVERSGNELSLGSLRAGKQYLVLDAGGGTVDITVHEITPSGDVKELYKASGGAWGGTKVDDSFEEFLACLTDKTVVNKFKEDHLDDYLDLLRRFEVKKRIIDPDKDSKVVMSMPLAFFTTVKELLNKDFKEIVDHSSYSEQVSLLGDKLKMDPAVARNFFKESIDSTVEHVKVVLQKRENRGVEAILMVGGFSESKMLNKAVKQAFPGLKMIVPNDAGLAVLKGAVMFGHEPLGITERISKYTYGIHSDDLFDSSKHPESAKFTDTEGVERCKNFFNKHVITGQSLKVGEAQAVVKYFTQATHTSTLPIVVYATKSKTPVLITDLGCRQVGECKIPMTGTGADREVLVRMIFGGTEIDVECTEKATGNVTHIPIDFLS; this is translated from the exons ATGGCAAGGACACGAGTCGCAAAAAG GAGgttcaaaatgaaattatggAAACAG aaactCATTCGAAATTCGAAACTGGAAGATGAAAATGGTCGGAAATTATTGGCAAGAACCGTTTTTGCGTTGGCCATAAA gTATCTGAAGGATGATTTATTGTCTGTGTCTAAGGACCGAATAGCGGACGCAGTGTTACAAAAAGAAATACACTGGGTTTTGACTGTCCCGGCCATATGGGACAATGCAGCTAAACAGTTCATGCGGGAAGCTGCCGAAGAG GCGGGTATAGAATCGGGTATGCTGTCTATTGCACTTGAGCCGGAAGCTGCTTCACTTTTCTGTCGCCATCTTCCGGTTGAGAGGAGTGGGAATGAACTCTCTTTGGGATCGTTGCGAGCAGGAAAACAGTATCTTGTGCTTGATGCTGGAG GTGGAACTGTCGACATAACTGTTCATGAAATTACGCCATCCGGTGACGTCAAAGAGCTGTACAAGGCGAGTGGTGGCGCTTGGGGTGGGACAAAAGTTGATGATTCCTTTGAAGAATTCCTAGCTTGTTTGACAg aTAAAACTGTCGTCAACAAATTCAAAGAAGACCACTTGGATGATTACCTAGATCTTCTTCGACGATTCGAGGTTAAAAAGAGAATCATTGACCCAGACAAGGATTCGAAAGTCGTCATGAGCATGCCGCTTGCATTTTTCACAACTGTCAAAGAACTTCTTAACAAAGATTTCAAGGAAATTGTGGACCATTCATCCTATTCGGAGCAG GTGTCCCTATTGGGAGATAAGCTGAAAATGGACCCAGCAGTTGCCCGAAACTTCTTCAAAGAATCCATCGATAGCACGGTAGAACATGTGAAAGTTGTTTTGCAAAAACGAGAAAACAGAGGCGTCGAAGCAATCTTGATGGTTGGAGGGTTTTCTGAGTCGAAAATGCTCAACAAGGCAGTGAAACAAGCATTCCCTGGATTAAAGATGATCGTCCCTAATGATGCTGGTCTGGCAGTTCTTAAGGGAGCTGTGATGTTTGGTCATGAACCATTGGGAATTACCGAGCGAATAAGCAAATATACGTATGGCATTCATTCTGATGATTTATTTGACTCTAGCAAGCACCCCGAATCAGCAAAGTTCACTGACACTGAAGGTGTTGAAAGATGTAAGAACTTCTTTAATAAGCATGTTATTACGGGACAGTCGCTGAAAGTCGGAGAGGCCCAGGCCGTTGTAAAATACTTTACACAAGCAACCCACACGTCAACTTTGCCAATTGTGGTATACgcaacaaaaagtaaaactcCAGTACTAATTACTGATCTAGGATGCAGACAGGTTGGCGAATGCAAAATTCCCATGACTGGTACCGGAGCTGACCGCGAGGTTTTAGTAAGAATGATATTTGGTGGCACGGAAATCGACGTCGAATGTACCGAGAAAGCCACTGGCAATGTTACGCATATTCCGATTGACTTTTTGTCGTAG
- the LOC128217020 gene encoding heat shock 70 kDa protein 12A-like isoform X2 yields MKLWKQKLIRNSKLEDENGRKLLARTVFALAIKYLKDDLLSVSKDRIADAVLQKEIHWVLTVPAIWDNAAKQFMREAAEEAGIESGMLSIALEPEAASLFCRHLPVERSGNELSLGSLRAGKQYLVLDAGGGTVDITVHEITPSGDVKELYKASGGAWGGTKVDDSFEEFLACLTDKTVVNKFKEDHLDDYLDLLRRFEVKKRIIDPDKDSKVVMSMPLAFFTTVKELLNKDFKEIVDHSSYSEQVSLLGDKLKMDPAVARNFFKESIDSTVEHVKVVLQKRENRGVEAILMVGGFSESKMLNKAVKQAFPGLKMIVPNDAGLAVLKGAVMFGHEPLGITERISKYTYGIHSDDLFDSSKHPESAKFTDTEGVERCKNFFNKHVITGQSLKVGEAQAVVKYFTQATHTSTLPIVVYATKSKTPVLITDLGCRQVGECKIPMTGTGADREVLVRMIFGGTEIDVECTEKATGNVTHIPIDFLS; encoded by the exons atgaaattatggAAACAG aaactCATTCGAAATTCGAAACTGGAAGATGAAAATGGTCGGAAATTATTGGCAAGAACCGTTTTTGCGTTGGCCATAAA gTATCTGAAGGATGATTTATTGTCTGTGTCTAAGGACCGAATAGCGGACGCAGTGTTACAAAAAGAAATACACTGGGTTTTGACTGTCCCGGCCATATGGGACAATGCAGCTAAACAGTTCATGCGGGAAGCTGCCGAAGAG GCGGGTATAGAATCGGGTATGCTGTCTATTGCACTTGAGCCGGAAGCTGCTTCACTTTTCTGTCGCCATCTTCCGGTTGAGAGGAGTGGGAATGAACTCTCTTTGGGATCGTTGCGAGCAGGAAAACAGTATCTTGTGCTTGATGCTGGAG GTGGAACTGTCGACATAACTGTTCATGAAATTACGCCATCCGGTGACGTCAAAGAGCTGTACAAGGCGAGTGGTGGCGCTTGGGGTGGGACAAAAGTTGATGATTCCTTTGAAGAATTCCTAGCTTGTTTGACAg aTAAAACTGTCGTCAACAAATTCAAAGAAGACCACTTGGATGATTACCTAGATCTTCTTCGACGATTCGAGGTTAAAAAGAGAATCATTGACCCAGACAAGGATTCGAAAGTCGTCATGAGCATGCCGCTTGCATTTTTCACAACTGTCAAAGAACTTCTTAACAAAGATTTCAAGGAAATTGTGGACCATTCATCCTATTCGGAGCAG GTGTCCCTATTGGGAGATAAGCTGAAAATGGACCCAGCAGTTGCCCGAAACTTCTTCAAAGAATCCATCGATAGCACGGTAGAACATGTGAAAGTTGTTTTGCAAAAACGAGAAAACAGAGGCGTCGAAGCAATCTTGATGGTTGGAGGGTTTTCTGAGTCGAAAATGCTCAACAAGGCAGTGAAACAAGCATTCCCTGGATTAAAGATGATCGTCCCTAATGATGCTGGTCTGGCAGTTCTTAAGGGAGCTGTGATGTTTGGTCATGAACCATTGGGAATTACCGAGCGAATAAGCAAATATACGTATGGCATTCATTCTGATGATTTATTTGACTCTAGCAAGCACCCCGAATCAGCAAAGTTCACTGACACTGAAGGTGTTGAAAGATGTAAGAACTTCTTTAATAAGCATGTTATTACGGGACAGTCGCTGAAAGTCGGAGAGGCCCAGGCCGTTGTAAAATACTTTACACAAGCAACCCACACGTCAACTTTGCCAATTGTGGTATACgcaacaaaaagtaaaactcCAGTACTAATTACTGATCTAGGATGCAGACAGGTTGGCGAATGCAAAATTCCCATGACTGGTACCGGAGCTGACCGCGAGGTTTTAGTAAGAATGATATTTGGTGGCACGGAAATCGACGTCGAATGTACCGAGAAAGCCACTGGCAATGTTACGCATATTCCGATTGACTTTTTGTCGTAG